One Astatotilapia calliptera chromosome 1, fAstCal1.2, whole genome shotgun sequence DNA segment encodes these proteins:
- the LOC113019447 gene encoding SKI family transcriptional corepressor 1 homolog-B-like isoform X5 has product MESMPGQLRDAGRDASSSPSLKQGAQSFSSPGSLKPNQVSETSLYGVPIVCLVIDGKERLCLAQISNTLLKNYSYNEIHNRRVALGITCVQCTPVQLELLRRAGAMPISSRRCGMITKREAERLCKSFLGAHSPPKLPENFAFDVSHECAWGCRGSFIPARYNSSRAKCIKCSFCNMYFSPNKFIFHSHRTPESKYLQPDAANFNSWRRHLKLTEKKSNDDICHAWEDVKAMFNGGSRKRTLPMSGSGMSSPMKSQASSSLVQSSSPEIPHKTLRCDEDQGSNNLSLARGERSYPVIPVPSKSFGMLQKIPPPLFPHHPYGFPSYGLCQKKSDGVPDVNKNNIPGVFWPGTKDPIYPAFPMFWPAAGGLPMPPYPGSPPKPPPELLSVRPAELDLSDQSERGANTPKDTNHHPHHQQDGGERCPSSQSSSTRNDEDKSGDETSQRKISYISAFRPVVKDAETIAKLYGNRDSYGIRPGYLSPDFISESSSYRSISPDRDSVVDDDDDDDLDVDVESNRGQGEEDPIRISPGGDHRDSPVPERVCSGAEESQEQADAASSPEAVAASPEDSAHTGSSDEDRQMRNGSPLHEVYAHEKDGHVLLNEPSTFGSKQSSSPRRSNEELQKQLVEQVELRKKLEREFQHLKDNFQDQMKRELSYREEMVQQLQIVRDTLCSELDQERKARYAIQQKLKEAHDALHHFSCKMLTPRQCTGACTFKPPLLPP; this is encoded by the exons ATGGAGTCGATGCCCGGACAGCTTCGAGACGCGGGACGAGACGCTAGCTCTTCCCCAAGTTTAAAGCAGGGCGCGCAGAGCTTTTCCAGCCCCGGCTCTCTCAAACCGAACCAAGTGAGTGAGACATCCCTGTACGGGGTGCCCATCGTGTGTCTTGTCATAGACGGCAAGGAGAGACTGTGTCTGGCGCAGATTTCCAACACCTTGCTGAAAAACTACAGCTACAACGAGATACACAACCGCCGGGTGGCTCTGGGCATCACCTGTGTGCAGTGCACGCCGGTGCAGCTGGAACTCCTGCGCCGGGCCGGGGCTATGCCCATTTCCTCCAGGCGCTGCGGCATGATCACCAAAAGGGAGGCCGAGAGGCTCTGCAAGTCCTTCCTGGGAGCGCACAGCCCGCCAAAGCTACCAGAAAATTTTGCATTTGACGTGTCTCACGAGTGCGCATGGGGCTGCAGGGGCAGCTTTATACCCGCGAGATACAACAGCTCCAGAGCGAAGTGCATCAAGTGCAGCTTTTGCAACATGTATTTCTCTCCCAATAAATTCATTTTCCACTCCCACCGCACCCCAGAGTCCAAGTATCTGCAGCCGGACGCGGCCAACTTCAATTCGTGGAGACGCCATTTGAAACTGacggaaaaaaaatccaatgatGATATTTGCCACGCGTGGGAGGATGTGAAGGCCATGTTCAACGGGGGGAGCAGAAAGAGGACTCTGCCCATGAGCGGCTCGGGGATGTCCTCGCCCATGAAATCACAGGCCTCGTCCAGCCTGGTTCAAAGCAGCTCCCCGGAGATCCCCCACAAAACATTGCGCTGCGACGAGGATCAGGGGAGCAACAACCTGAGTCTGGCGAGGGGCGAACGGAGTTACCCGGTCATCCCGGTGCCCAGCAAGAGCTTTGGCATGCTTCAGAAAATCCCCCCACCTCTGTTCCCTCACCACCCCTACGGCTTCCCTAGTTATGGGCTGTGTCAGAAAAAGAGCGACGGGGTGCCTGAcgtgaacaaaaacaacatcccCGGTGTGTTTTGGCCCGGCACAAAGGATCCGATCTACCCGGCCTTCCCCATGTTTTGGCCTGCAGCTGGAGGCCTACCGATGCCGCCCTACCCGGGCTCCCCACCCAAACCTCCCCCAGAGCTGCTAAGCGTCCGGCCGGCCGAACTCGACCTGTCGGACCAGAGCGAGAGGGGCGCAAACACACCAAAAGACACCAACCACCACCCTCACCACCAGCAGGACGGCGGAGAGCGCTGCCCCAGCTCCCAGTCCTCCTCCACCCGGAACGACGAGGACAAGTCCGGGGACGAGACCTCTCAGAGGAAAATCAGCTATATCTCCGCCTTTAGACCCGTCGTCAAAGACGCAGAGACCATTGCCAAACTGTACGGCAACCGGGACTCCTACGGGATACGCCCCGGCTACCTGTCCCCGGATTTTATCAGCGAGAGCTCCAGCTACAGATCGATATCACCGGACAGAGACAGCGTGGtggacgacgacgacgacgacgacctGGACGTGGACGTGGAGTCCAACCGGGGACAAGGCGAAGAGGATCCGATCCGGATATCACCGGGAGGAGACCACCGCGACTCCCCTGTACCGGAGCGGGTGTGCTCGGGTGCTGAGGAGAGTCAGGAGCAGGCCGATGCAGCCTCAAGCCCCGAGGCGGTCGCAGCATCACCGGAGGATTCCGCTCACACTGGGTCATCGGATGAGGACAGACAGATGCGTAATGGCTCCCCTCTTCATGAA GTGTATGCTCATGAAAAGGACGGCCACGTGCTTCTGAACGAGCCTTCCACGTTTGGGTCCAAACAATCGAGCAGCCCCCGCAGATCCAACG aggaATTACAGAAGCAGCTCGTGGAACAAGTGGAGCTGAGGAAGAAGTTGGAGAGAGAATTCCAGCATTTAAAAG ATAATTTTCAGGATCAAATGAAGCGTGAGCTGTCCTACAGAGAGGAAATGGTCCAGCAGCTGCAGATTGTTCGAG ACACTTTGTGCAGCGAGTTGGACCAAGAGAGAAAGGCTCGTTATGCAATACAACAGAAGCTAAAAG AAGCTCACGACGCCCTTCACCATTTCTCCTGCAAGATGCTCACCCCCCGTCAGTGCACCGGAGCCTGCACCTTCAAACCCCCGCTGCTGCCTCCCTAG